From the genome of Lotus japonicus ecotype B-129 chromosome 6, LjGifu_v1.2, one region includes:
- the LOC130723287 gene encoding dicarboxylate transporter 2.1, chloroplastic-like: protein MESFALHSLSTSPSFSHSSSLRHRPRSSITRSHLSLLPFNPNFSTPFLKSHKPSTFKPHFSKPHFSSSSIQASSSSSTPSPPPPPPPPVVVQGAKPIPFVISVGIGLILRFLVPKPVEVTPQAWQLLSIFMSTIAGLVLSPLPVGAWAFLGLTTAVVTKTLTFTAAFSAFTNEVIWLIVISFFFARGFVKTGLGDRIATYFVKWMGKSTLGLSYGLTFSEVLIAPAMPSTTARAGGVFLPIIKSLSLSAGSEPNSPTSKRLGAFLVQNQFQSAGNSSALFLTAAAQNLLCMKLAEELGVIVSNPWVTWFKAASLPAFVCLLATPLILYKIYPPELKDTPEAPALAAKKLESMGPVTQNEWIMVATMLLAVSLWIFGETIGIASAVAAMIGLSILIVLGVLDWSDCLNEKSAWDTLAWFAILVGMASQLTNLGIVSWMSDCVATTLQSFSLSWPAALVVLQAAYFFIHYLFASQTGHVGALYAAFLAMHRAAGVPGVLAALALGYNTNLFGAITHYSSGQAAVYYGAGYVDLPDIFRLGFIMAFINAVIWGGVGSLWWKFLGLY, encoded by the exons atgGAGAGCTTTGCACTCCACTCGCTCTCCACTTCACCCTCCTTCTCTCACTCTTCCTCACTCCGTCATCGTCCTCGCTCTTCAATCACCAGATCCCATCTCTCCCTTCTTCCATTCAATCCCAATTTCTCAACCCCATTTCTCAAATCACACAAACCTTCCACCTTCAAACCCCATTTCTCAAAACCCCAtttctcatcatcatcaattcaagcttcttcttcttcgtctactccatcaccaccaccaccaccgccgccacctgTTGTTGTTCAGGGTGCAAAACccattccctttgtaatctccGTCGGCATAGGCCTCATTTTGCGGTTTCTGGTTCCCAAACCAGTGGAAGTCACTCCTCAGGCATGGCAATTGCTCTCGATTTTCATGTCGACAATCGCGGGTTTGGTCCTGAGTCCGTTGCCGGTGGGGGCGTGGGCTTTTCTGGGCTTGACAACCGCCGTCGTGACGAAAACTCTGACGTTCACGGCGGCGTTCAGCGCCTTCACGAACGAGGTGATTTGGTTGATCGTGATCTCGTTCTTCTTTGCTCGTGGGTTTGTGAAGACAGGGTTGGGGGATAGGATTGCTACTTACTTTGTGAAGTGGATGGGGAAGAGCACTCTGGGGTTGTCTTATGGTTTGACATTCAGTGAGGTGCTGATTGCTCCGGCAATGCCTAGCACCACTGCTAGAGCCGGTGGTGTCTTCTTGCCGATTATCAAGTCACTTTCACTCTCCGCTGGGAGTGAACCCAATAGTCCTACATCGAAGAGGCTGGGGGCTTTTCTCGTTCAGAATCAATTTCAG TCTGCTGGTAACTCCAGCGCTCTTTTCCTAACAGCTGCAGCCCAAAATCTGCTGTGTATGAAATTAGCAGAGGAGCTCGGGGTGATAGTTTCAAACCCTTGGGTTACTTGGTTTAAGGCAGCTAGTTTGCCTGCATTCGTTTGCCTTCTTGCTACACCATTGATTTTATACAAAATCTACCCCCCTGAACTCAAAGACACACCAGAGGCACCTGCCCTGGCTGCAAAGAAACTGGAAAGTATGGGGCCTGTCACTCAAAATGAATGGATTATGGTTGCGACAATGCTTCTTGCGGTCTCTTTGTGGATCTTTGG AGAGACAATCGGCATAGCAAGTGCTGTAGCTGCAATGATTGGTTTGTCAATACTCATTGTATTAGGAGTCCTTGACTGGAGTGACTGCTTGAATGAAAAATCGGCATGGGATACCTTGGCTTGGTTCGCCATTCTAGTAGGTATGGCAAGCCAGTTGACAAACCTTGGTATTGTGAGCTGGATGTCCGATTGCGTGGCAACAACCCTTCAGTCTTTCTCTTTGAGCTGGCCAGCTGCACTAGTTGTTCTTCAGGCAGCTTATTTCTTCATCCACTACCTTTTTGCAAGTCAGACTGGACATGTGGGGGCTTTATACGCCGCATTTCTTGCCATGCATAGGGCAGCTGGTGTTCCTGGTGTTCTGGCAGCACTTGCTTTAGGTTACAATACAAATCTTTTTGGCGCAATAACACACTACAGTAGTGGTCAAGCTGCTGTATACTATGGAG CTGGTTATGTAGACCTTCCTGATATATTCAGATTGGGGTTCATCATGGCATTTATTAATGCTGTCATCTGGGGAGGTGTTGGCTCTTTGTGGTGGAAATTTTTGGGCTTGTATTGA
- the LOC130726384 gene encoding probable DNA helicase MCM9: MEKNTEDPGHWKKPMASYLVRHHPDQLNSIASSPDPNIHYPLHIDFAELMEDDHRIAHLLFAQPNTYLQIFDDAALWAHKIVLGDMEEGVEKKFIHVRVNVCGSPLECPETFPSIGRVRVQHRGILLTLKGIVIRSGAIKMHEGERKYMCQKCQSSFPVYPEVEARNAISLPSFCPIQRSKPCGGVKFQYVENTIVCHDYQEIKIQESTQVLGVGAIPRSILVILKDDLVDVVKAGDDVIVTGLLTAKWSPELKDVRCDLDPVLIANSIRRINELKSEIDISDDLVTKFKQFWDHFKDAPLKGRNAILRAVCPQVFGLFTVKLAVALTLIGGVQHVDASGTRVRGESHLLLVGDPGTGKSQFLKFAAKLSNRSVITTGLGSTSAGLTVTAVRDGGEWMLEAGALVLADGGLCCIDEFDSMREHDRATIHEAMEQQTISVAKAGLVTTLSTKTTVFGATNPKGQYDPDQPLSVNTTLSGPLLSRFDIVLVLLDTKNPEWDVVVSSHILSEAEPDKTNNDEDLANIWPLSILKRYIHYVKAKFRPVLTREAEIVISSYYQLQRKSATDNAARTTVRMLESLIRLAQAHARLMFRNEVTRLDAITAILCIESSMTTSAIVDCIGNALHSNFTENPDQEYAKQERLILKKLGSIEDFTDMNSMVD; encoded by the exons ATGGAGAAGAACACCGAGGATCCAGGTCACTGGAAGAAGCCAATGGCCAGCTACCTCGTCCGCCACCATCCCGATCAGCTCAACTCCATTGCTTCTTCTCCCGATCCCAACATTCATTACCCTCTTCACATCGATTTCGCTGAGTTGATGGAAGATGATCATCGCATTGCCCATCTCCTCTTTGCCCAACCCAACACCTACCTGCAAATCTTCGATGACGCTGCTCTCTGGGCTCAT AAAATTGTATTGGGAGATATGGAGGAAGGGGTTGAGAAAAAATTCATTCATGTTCGCGTTAACGTCTGCGGCTCTCCCCTTGAATGCCCTG AGACTTTTCCGAGCATAGGACGTGTTCGAGTGCAGCACCGTGGAATCCTTCTCACTCTCAAAGGGATAGTGATCAGGTCCGGAGCGATCAAGATGCATGAAGGAGAGAGGAAATACATGTGTCAAAAATGCCAAAGCAG CTTCCCAGTTTATCCTGAGGTGGAAGCTCGAAACGCCATATCATTACCCTCATTTTGCCCAATTCAG AGGTCTAAGCCCTGTGGAGGTGTAAAATTCCAGTATGTAGAGAATACTATAGTATGTCATGATTATCAGGAGATAAAAATCCAAGAAAGTACACAGGTGCTAGGTGTTGGGGCAATTCCTCGTTCAATTCTTGTCATCTTGAAGGATGACCTTGTTGATGTTGTTAAAGCTGGAG ATGATGTGATTGTCACTGGTCTCTTAACAGCAAAGTGGTCTCCAGAGTTGAAGGATGTGCGCTGTGACCTTGATCCTGTTTTGATAGCCAACAGCATAAG GAGAATCAATGAACTGAAGTCAGAAATTGATATTTCCGATGATCTTGTTACGAAATTCAAGCAGTTTTGGGATCACTTCAAAGATGCGCCTTTAAAAG GGAGGAATGCCATTCTACGAGCAGTTTGCCCACAAGTATTTGGTCTTTTCACAGTCAAGCTGGCTG TTGCATTAACACTTATTGGAGGTGTGCAACATGTCGATGCTTCTGGAACAAGGGTAAGAGGGGAGTCCCACTTACTCTTGGTTGGTGATCCTG GAACTGGGAAATCTCAGTTTCTGAAATTTGCTGCAAAATTAAGCAACCGATCTGTTATTACCACTGGGTTGGGAAGCACAAGTGCAGGATTGACTGTTACTGCTGTGAGGGATGGAG GCGAGTGGATGTTGGAAGCTGGAGCCCTTGTCTTGGCAGATGGAGGCTTGTGTTGCATAGATGAGTTTGACAG TATGAGGGAACATGACAGAGCAACAATACATGAAGCCATGGAGCAGCAGACAATAAGTGTTGCCAAG GCTGGTCTTGTAACAACACTCAGCACTAAAACTACAGTATTTGGCGCTACAAATCCTAAGGGACAATATGATCCTGATCAAC CTCTGTCCGTCAATACAACACTCTCTGGTCCTTTGTTAAGCAGGTTTGATATTGTCCTTGTGCTCTTGGATACAAAGAATCCTGAATGGGATGTAGTAGTTTCATCTCATATTCTTTCTGAG GCAGAACCTGATAAAACCAACAATGATGAAGATCTAGCAAATATCTGGCCTCTTTCCATACTCAAGAG GTATATACACTATGTGAAAGCAAAATTCAGACCCGTCCTTACAAGAGAGGCTGAAATAGTTATATCCAGCTATTATCAACTTCAAAGGAAATCTGCAACTGATAATGCAG CTAGGACAACTGTGCGCATGCTGGAAAGTTTGATACGCCTAGCTCAAG CTCACGCGAGACTAATGTTCAGAAATGAGGTGACTCGACTAGATGCGATCACGGCTATTTTATGCATAGAATCCTCCATGACAACCTCAGCTATTGTGGATTGCATTGGGAATGCCCTGCATTCCAATTTTACTGAAAATCCTGATCAGGAAT ATGCTAAGCAAGAAAGATTGATCCTAAAAAAATTGGGATCAATAGAAGACTTCACTGACATGAATAGCATGGTGGACtga
- the LOC130722690 gene encoding tRNA (cytosine(38)-C(5))-methyltransferase 2 isoform X1, translating to MATVPKVLEFYSGIGGMRYSLVKAQVNAEVVEAFEINDTANDVYQHNFAHRPYQGNIQCLTAADLDKYGADAWLLSPPCQPYTRQGLQKDTGDARAFSFLQILELMPSLSRPPSMLFVENVVGFETSDTHAKLIEILEKTNFVTQEFILSPLQFGIPYSRPRYFCLAKRKPSSFVNELFNSQLIQSPRPLFEHFGTLVNEDSSLQEDRHKLLQSCQPIEKFLEFKNHRSDVDVESAALMTGLSNDTPGTLKEDSDHGVDSSDQYYQYYVHPSLIERWGSAMDVVYPDSKRCCCFTKSYYRYVKGTGSLLATVQPIKRDKTSLKEQCLRYFTPREVANLHSFPEDFEFPEHISLKQRYALLGNSLSIAVVAPLLQYLFTEP from the exons ATGGCGACGGTGCCGAAGGTGCTGGAGTTTTACAGTGGAATCGGCGGCATG AGGTACTCGCTGGTGAAGGCTCAGGTGAACGCTGAAGTAGTTGAAGCATTTGAAATCAATGACactgccaatgatgtttaccaGCACAATTTTGCTCATCGTCCTTATCAG GGAAATATTCAATGCCTGACTGCTGCTGATCTGGACAAGTATGGTGCTGATGCATGGCTTCTTTCTCCTCCCTGCCAACCTTACACACGGCAAG GTCTCCAGAAGGACACGGGTGATGCTCGggcattttcttttcttcagatTCTTGAGCTTATGCCATCCTTATCGAGGCCTCCAAGTATGTTATTTGTGGAAAATGTTGTTGGATTTGAG ACATCTGATACGCATGCAAAACTCATAGAAATATTGGAAAAAACGAATTTTGTCACACAGGAGTTCATTTTGAGCCCTTTACAGTTTGGAATCCCATATTCTAGGCCTCGTTATTTTTGCCTG GCTAAAAGAAAACCTTCGTCTTTTGTAAATGAATTATTTAACAGCCAGCTCATTCAATCTCCGAGGCCCTTGTTTGAGCATTTCGGTACACTGGTTAATGAAGATAGTTCATTACAAGAGGATAGGCATAAGTTGTTGCAGTCATGTCAACCTATTGAGAAATTTCTTGAATTCAAGAACCATAGAAGTGATGTAGACGTTGAATCTGCAGCTTTAATGACTGGTTTATCAAATGACACCCCTGGAACATTGAAAGAAGATAGTGATCATGGTGTTGATTCTTCAGACCAGTATTACCAGTATTACGTCCACCCAAGCTTGATAGAGCGGTGGGGAAGTGCTATGG ATGTTGTTTACCCTGATTCAAAGCGCTGCTGTTGTTTTACGAAGAGTTATTACAGATATGTAAAGGGAACGGGATCCCTTTTGGCAACAGTCCAG CCAATAAAGAGGGACAAAACATCACTAAAGGAGCAGTGCCTTAGATATTTTACACCGAGAGAG GTTGCAAATCTACACTCTTTTCCTGAAGATTTTGAGTTTCCAGAGCACATTAGTCTCAAACAGCG GTATGCATTGCTAGGAAACAGTTTAAGCATAGCTGTTGTCGCTCCCTTACTTCAGTATCTCTTCACTGAACCTTAA
- the LOC130722690 gene encoding tRNA (cytosine(38)-C(5))-methyltransferase 2 isoform X2 has translation MVLMHGFFLLPANLTHGKKDTGDARAFSFLQILELMPSLSRPPSMLFVENVVGFETSDTHAKLIEILEKTNFVTQEFILSPLQFGIPYSRPRYFCLAKRKPSSFVNELFNSQLIQSPRPLFEHFGTLVNEDSSLQEDRHKLLQSCQPIEKFLEFKNHRSDVDVESAALMTGLSNDTPGTLKEDSDHGVDSSDQYYQYYVHPSLIERWGSAMDVVYPDSKRCCCFTKSYYRYVKGTGSLLATVQPIKRDKTSLKEQCLRYFTPREVANLHSFPEDFEFPEHISLKQRYALLGNSLSIAVVAPLLQYLFTEP, from the exons ATGGTGCTGATGCATGGCTTCTTTCTCCTCCCTGCCAACCTTACACACGGCAAG AAGGACACGGGTGATGCTCGggcattttcttttcttcagatTCTTGAGCTTATGCCATCCTTATCGAGGCCTCCAAGTATGTTATTTGTGGAAAATGTTGTTGGATTTGAG ACATCTGATACGCATGCAAAACTCATAGAAATATTGGAAAAAACGAATTTTGTCACACAGGAGTTCATTTTGAGCCCTTTACAGTTTGGAATCCCATATTCTAGGCCTCGTTATTTTTGCCTG GCTAAAAGAAAACCTTCGTCTTTTGTAAATGAATTATTTAACAGCCAGCTCATTCAATCTCCGAGGCCCTTGTTTGAGCATTTCGGTACACTGGTTAATGAAGATAGTTCATTACAAGAGGATAGGCATAAGTTGTTGCAGTCATGTCAACCTATTGAGAAATTTCTTGAATTCAAGAACCATAGAAGTGATGTAGACGTTGAATCTGCAGCTTTAATGACTGGTTTATCAAATGACACCCCTGGAACATTGAAAGAAGATAGTGATCATGGTGTTGATTCTTCAGACCAGTATTACCAGTATTACGTCCACCCAAGCTTGATAGAGCGGTGGGGAAGTGCTATGG ATGTTGTTTACCCTGATTCAAAGCGCTGCTGTTGTTTTACGAAGAGTTATTACAGATATGTAAAGGGAACGGGATCCCTTTTGGCAACAGTCCAG CCAATAAAGAGGGACAAAACATCACTAAAGGAGCAGTGCCTTAGATATTTTACACCGAGAGAG GTTGCAAATCTACACTCTTTTCCTGAAGATTTTGAGTTTCCAGAGCACATTAGTCTCAAACAGCG GTATGCATTGCTAGGAAACAGTTTAAGCATAGCTGTTGTCGCTCCCTTACTTCAGTATCTCTTCACTGAACCTTAA
- the LOC130722689 gene encoding uncharacterized protein LOC130722689: MDPEIAKTQEDRKKMEQELASLTSVTFDTDLYGASDRDAYHTSIPANDDDDNLDAIDNEVARKLASYTAPKSLLKDMPSAPETDADLGFRKSQRIIDREDDYRQRRLNRIISPERHDPFAAGEKTPDPSVRTYAEIMQEETLKRKKEETLKLIANKKKEEEEAAKAAPAPPADKADKDKAAAAQKRRNRWDMSQEDGAAKKAKTSDWEDETTPGRWDATPTPGRVIDATPGRRNRWDETPTPGRLVDSDATPAGGATPGATPAGMAWDATPKLAGMATPTPKRQRSRWDETPATMGSATPLPGATPAAAYTPGVTPVGGIELATPTPGQLHGGAITPEQYNLLRWERDIEERNRPLTDEELDAMFPMEGYKVLDPPASYVPIRTPARKLLATPTPLGTPGFHIPEENPLQRYDIPKELPGGLPFMKPEDYQYFGSLLNEDNEEELSPDEQKERKIMKLLLKVKNGTPPQRKTALRQLTDKAREFGAGPLFNRILPLLMQPTLEDQERHLLVKVIDRVLYKLDELVRPYVHKILVVIEPLLIDEDYYARVEGREIISNLSKAAGLATMIAAMRPDIDNIDEYVRNTTARAFSVVASALGIPALLPFLKAVCQSKKSWQARHTGIKIVQQIAILIGCAVLPHLRSLVEIIEHGLNDENQKVRTITALSLAALAEAAAPYGIESFDSVLKPLWKGIRQHRGKVLAAFLKAIGFIIPLMEALYASYYTKEVMLILIREFQSPDEEMKKIVLKVVKQCVSTEGVEADYIRTDILPEFFRNFWVRRMALDRRNYKQLVETTVEIANKVGVADIVGRIVEDLKDESEPYRRMVMETIEKVVTNLGSSDIDARLEELLIDGILYAFQEQTSDDANVMLNGFGAVVNSLGQRVKPYLPQICGTIKWRLNNKSAKVRQQAADLISRIAVVMKQCHEEQLMGHLGVVLYEYLGEEYPEVLGSILGALKSIVNVIGMTKMTPPIKDLLPRLTPILKNRHEKVQENCIDLVGRIADRGAEFVPAREWMRICFELLEMLKAHKKGIRRATVNTFGYIAKAIGPQDVLATLLNNLKVQERQNRVCTTVAIAIVAETCSPFTVLPALMNEYRVPELNVQNGVLKSLSFLFEYIGEMGKDYIYAVTPLLEDALMDRDLVHRQTAASAVKHMALGVAGLGCEDALVHLLNYVWPNIFETSPHVINAVMEAIEGMRVALGAAVVLNYCLQGLFHPARKVREVYWKIYNSLYIGAQDALVAAYPALEDEHSNVYSRPELMMFI, from the coding sequence ATGGACCCTGAGATTGCGAAGACGCAGGAAGACAGGAAGAAGATGGAGCAGGAACTCGCTTCCCTCACCTCCGTCACCTTCGACACCGATCTCTATGGCGCTAGCGACAGAGACGCATACCACACTTCAATCCCCGCCAACGACGACGACGACAATCTCGACGCCATCGACAACGAGGTCGCTCGCAAACTCGCTTCCTACACCGCCCCCAAAAGCCTCCTCAAGGACATGCCCTCCGCCCCCGAAACCGACGCCGATTTGGGTTTCCGCAAGTCGCAGAGGATTATTGATCGGGAAGATGATTACCGTCAGAGGAGGCTCAACCGCATCATCTCCCCGGAGCGTCATGATCCCTTCGCCGCCGGTGAGAAGACGCCGGACCCCTCTGTTAGGACCTACGCTGAGATCATGCAGGAGGAGAcgctgaagaggaagaaggaggagacgCTGAAATTGATTGCTAacaagaagaaggaggaggaagaggctGCCAAAGCTGCACCTGCACCTCCTGCGGATAAGGCGGATAAGGATAAGGCGGCGGCGGCGCAGAAGAGGAGGAATAGGTGGGATATGTCTCAGGAAGATGGGGCGGCGAAGAAGGCGAAAACCTCTGATTGGGAGGACGAGACCACGCCTGGGCGGTGGGATGCCACTCCGACGCCGGGGAGAGTGATAGATGCGACTCCAGGGAGGAGGAATAGGTGGGATGAGACTCCTACACCTGGTAGATTGGTGGATTCTGATGCTACACCTGCTGGTGGTGCTACTCCTGGTGCTACCCCTGCTGGAATGGCTTGGGATGCTACCCCGAAGCTTGCTGGGATGGCTACTCCAACTCCTAAGCGGCAAAGATCAAGGTGGGATGAAACACCTGCTACTATGGGCAGTGCTACTCCTTTGCCTGGTGCCACTCCTGCTGCTGCTTACACTCCTGGTGTTACCCCTGTTGGTGGGATTGAACTTGCTACCCCAACTCCGGGGCAATTGCACGGTGGTGCCATCACTCCGGAGCAGTACAATCTTTTGAGGTGGGAGAGGGATATTGAAGAGAGGAATCGTCCATTGACTGATGAAGAGCTTGATGCTATGTTTCCAATGGAAGGGTATAAGGTGCTGGACCCTCCTGCTTCCTATGTGCCAATCAGGACACCTGCGAGGAAGCTTCTTGCTACTCCAACTCCGTTGGGGACTCCTGGTTTTCATATCCCTGAGGAGAATCCCCTGCAACGGTACGATATTCCGAAGGAATTGCCTGGTGGTTTGCCGTTCATGAAGCCTGAGGACTACCAGTATTTTGGATCACTGTTGAATGAAGATAATGAAGAGGAGTTGTCACCGGATGAGCAGAAAGAGCGGAAGATTATGAAGCTTCTTCTGAAAGTGAAGAATGGGACACCTCCTCAGAGGAAAACTGCGTTGAGACAGCTTACTGATAAGGCTCGTGAGTTTGGTGCTGGCCCATTGTTTAACCGGATTCTGCCGTTGCTCATGCAGCCTACTCTGGAGGATCAAGAGAGACATCTTTTGGTCAAGGTAATTGATAGAGTTCTGTATAAATTGGATGAATTGGTTCGCCCTTATGTGCATAAGATTCTTGTTGTGATTGAACCCTTGTTGATTGATGAAGACTACTATGCCCGTGTGGAGGGGAGGGAAATCATATCTAATCTTAGCAAAGCTGCTGGGCTGGCCACAATGATTGCTGCTATGCGGCCTGACATTGACAATATTGATGAGTATGTTAGGAACACTACTGCTAGAGCTTTCAGTGTTGTTGCTTCTGCTCTTGGTATTCCTGCATTGTTGCCTTTCCTGAAGGCTGTCTGTCAAAGTAAGAAATCATGGCAAGCTCGGCACACGGGGATTAAAATTGTGCAGCAGATTGCCAttttgattggttgtgctgtaCTGCCCCATCTGAGATCTCTTGTGGAAATTATAGAACATGGTTTGAATGATGAGAATCAGAAGGTGAGAACAATTACTGCGCTGTCTCTTGCTGCTCTTGCTGAGGCTGCTGCTCCTTATGGCATTGAAAGTTTTGACTCTGTGTTGAAGCCACTGTGGAAGGGTATTAGGCAGCACCGTGGGAAGGTGCTGGCTGCGTTTTTGAAGGCAATTGGGTTTATTATTCCATTGATGGAAGCCCTTTATGCTAGTTACTATACTAAGGAGGTCATGCTTATTTTGATTCGTGAATTCCAGTCACCTgatgaagaaatgaagaaaattgtCCTGAAAGTGGTGAAGCAGTGTGTGAGCACCGAGGGTGTGGAAGCTGATTATATTAGAACTGATATTCTTCCTGAATTTTTCAGGAACTTCTGGGTCAGGAGGATGGCTTTGGATAGAAGGAACTACAAGCAACTCGTGGAGACAACAGTAGAGATAGCCAACAAAGTTGGTGTTGCTGATATTGTTGGAAGAATTGTGGAAGATCTTAAAGATGAGAGTGAACCTTATAGGCGTATGGTTATGGAAACTATTGAGAAGGTGGTCACTAACTTGGGATCATCTGATATAGATGCACGGTTGGAAGAGCTTTTGATAGATGGTATTCTCTATGCCTTCCAAGAGCAGACCAGTGATGATGCTAATGTGATGCTCAATGGATTTGGTGCAGTAGTGAACTCGCTTGGCCAGAGAGTGAAACCATATCTTCCACAGATTTGTGGTACCATCAAGTGGCGGTTAAACAACAAGAGTGCAAAGGTGAGACAGCAAGCTGCGGACCTCATCTCAAGGATTGCTGTTGTCATGAAGCAGTGCCATGAGGAACAGCTGATGGGTCATCTTGGTGTTGTCTTGTACGAGTATTTAGGAGAAGAGTATCCTGAAGTTTTAGGGTCAATTCTGGGAGCTCTCAAATCAATTGTCAATGTTATTGGTATGACGAAGATGACTCCGCCTATTAAGGATTTGCTTCCCAGGTTAACTCCAATTTTGAAGAATAGGCATGAGAAAGTCCAGGAGAACTGTATTGACCTTGTGGGTAGGATTGCCGATCGTGGGGCTGAGTTCGTACCTGCAAGAGAATGGATGAGGATCTGTTTTGAACTTCTTGAGATGCTTAAGGCACATAAGAAGGGAATTCGTAGAGCGACGGTCAACACTTTTGGATATATTGCGAAGGCCATTGGACCACAAGATGTCCTGGCAACTCTATTGAACAATCTAAAGGTGCAGGAGAGGCAGAACCGTGTCTGCACAACTGTGGCAATTGCAATAGTTGCGGAAACATGTTCACCCTTCACAGTTTTGCCAGCATTGATGAATGAGTATCGTGTGCCAGAGCTTAATGTGCAAAACGGTGTTCTCAAATCCCTGTCTTTCCTCTTTGAGTACATTGGTGAAATGGGTAAGGACTACATCTATGCGGTGACTCCTCTGCTTGAGGATGCTCTTATGGACAGGGACTTGGTTCATAGGCAGACAGCTGCTTCTGCCGTGAAGCACATGGCACTGGGAGTGGCTGGTTTGGGTTGTGAAGACGCGCTGGTCCATTTGCTGAACTATGTCTGGCCAAACATTTTTGAAACTTCTCCACATGTGATCAATGCTGTGATGGAAGCAATTGAAGGGATGAGGGTAGCTTTGGGTGCTGCTGTTGTTCTTAATTACTGTCTCCAAGGGCTGTTCCACCCTGCTAGAAAAGTGAGGGAGGTGTACTGGAAGATCTATAACTCACTCTATATTGGAGCTCAGGATGCTCTTGTAGCAGCATACCCTGCCTTGGAGGATGAGCACAGCAACGTATACAGTAGACCAGAGTTGATGATGTTCATCTAG